The DNA region ACTCTAATTACTCTTCCTAATAACTCTTCATTCTGCCTTGTTTCCACTCCCCTCCCCTTCACAAACATACCAAGGTTTGTGAGGTTTGAGCAGAGCCCCCAGCCATTGCTGAAACTCATGGGTCCACAGAACAGTTAGAATGACTGAGTCTCTGGCTCTCTATTTTGTTCAGTGTAGCTTTCAGCAACCTTCTGTTTGTCTTGCTCTTCCTCAAGGCTTGGGGTATCTTCTGAAGCCTCTATAGCTTTGCCTCTGAACCCCTCTTTGTGTCTGCACATCTTCAATTTAAGGATCTTTTCCAGATTGTCTCTCTGTACTCTCTACATTTTGAGTGTCTTTTTGTTCCCCTGGGTCTCCTCCCTCTGGGGATAACTCAGCTCGGACCATGGGGATGGAGAATGGATCAGGGCTTCCTTCTTGCCACGATCCAGAGGCGATTGCGAACCCAAGGAGAGCTACTCGGCACCAAAGTCTTGGTATGGCCCGGTCGCTTCTCTATTCCAGGCACAGGCACCAGGTCGATGCTCCGCTGTCCGCGCCCAGCCCCTCCAAGCCCCCTCCTACAGGCCCCCCCCCCTCCGCCTGCATGGAAAAGGcaaatttgacatttttaaatcCCGAGCCTTAGAGGGATCGATGCTGCCCAGGGGCCCCGCCCGGGGTCGATATTCCTGATTGGGAAGCGGCCGCTGCGCCCAGCCCGCGTGTAAATCACtcgggctgggggagggggcactgGGAGTTCACCTCGGTCCCCGCGCGCGGAGCCTGTCAGGGTCTGGCCCCAGCGGGATCCGAAGGTGACGGAATGAGGAGACCCACAGGCCTTAGAGACCCATAGAGAAGCTCGCCCAGGGCggtccccctccccctcccccgccctgGTCCAGCCCTGCCAACTCCCGGGGCCCGCTCCGGTTTCGCTTCAGCAGCCGCTACCCTCCGTTGCCCCTGGAGCCGCCGCGGAGGCCGGTGTTGGAGCCAGCCATGCGGCTGCTCTTCTCCGGCCGCTCCCGCGGGGCCCAGGCTTCTGCGGCGGCTGTCACGGAGCCGACAGGCCGGGCCAGCCTGGaaggggggatgggggggtgaAGGTGGAGAAGCGCCCCAGGGGCGGAGGGAGGCCAACGCTGCTCTCCGGCGCACTGAGGGCACGCAACAGATGTTTGCGGAATTAAGGGACAGCAAGGTGGCCCGGAGCACTGAGCGGCATGGAGTCTGGGCTGGAGAAGgcgggcagggcagggggcagccCAGACCTGCACGGCCAGCTCTCCAGGGAGGCCTTGGGGCCCCTGCACAGGGATAGACAGCCCCACCCCGCCGGGTAGTAAAAAGCTAGAAGGAATGGTGAGGGAAGGAAAGTTTGGACCCCATCTATAACCGCCGCGGCCACCCCCATCTATAACCGCCGGGGCCACCCCCAGCATCGAAtctctgctgagctctgctgggGAAACCAAGGCAGCGAAGCTGAAAAGGGTCAGAAAGGTTAAAAGAGTGACCAGCGACAAGGATAGGCTAGCAACCAGAATTCCTGCATGGGTCTCAGCATTCGCTCGCGGACCTTGAGACCTCTAGCGGGAAAATACACCATCATGCTGACCCACTGCAAGGCAGACCCTCCCCTCCAGCTTATTAGGTTCTCCCCTCCAGGCCCCCACCCCGCTCCTGTTTACGAACAACAATTTGGGGAAAACAATCCGGGCCGAGTGACGGCCCCGTAATTGTGACAAAGTGAGTGCGGGAGACTGGAGAGAGCGGGAGGCGGGGAGAGTGGCGGGGCGAGGCGGAGGCAGGGGAGCCTCTCGCCCGCCCCACCGCCCCCTCGTTTTCATTCCGGTCACCTCCCATCCCTCTCCTTGACTCTTCTTCTCCGATTCCTCTTTTCTCCCGGCCCCTCAGCCTCCCTTCACTTGTTCTTCcatctctcttccccttcctcGGGCTAACAGCTtttctcccacctcccaccccagccgCCCTTCCCCCCGTGCATGCTTTTTCCTCGCTCACTTCTCCCTCTCTCCACCGCCCTCCACTCGTTTCTTCATCTTTCTCTAGCATTCCCCTCACCGTTGGGACCCTGGCTGTCCCCGCACAATCCCCCCTTTTCCCTCTCGGGTCTTAGCTTCGCAGATCGAGCCCTAAGTCCCCTTTTTGACCGTTCTGTCCGAGAAGCCAGCGCAGCCTGGAACTCCTGGGTTCCTCCCCTCCGCAGAGCTAACGGTGCGCGGCGGCCCAAGGGTCCCGAGTGTGCTGCCCTCTCCGCCCACTCCTTCTGTCGCTGTCATCCCAGCCTGCACCCTGCACAGGGAACTAGTTTGTTTGTCCAGCAGCCGCCACCTCGGCCCGCGCTGTTTGCTGAGCTTACAGCGCGGCGGCTCAGTGCCCGCCCAATTAAGTCTCATTCATTATTCAGCTCCCCGGCTCGCCCCCGCCCTCCCAGCCCCGGCCGCTGGGTGCGCTCGTAGTTAAAGGACAAAACAGGGAGACGCACTCCCTCCCCAGATTGGGATAGGGACTGAGGGGATTGCGGGTATGAAGGGAACAGACATACTCTTCTACCGGGAGGCGACACGAGTGAGGACATGCCCGCCCAACCCAATCCCTTCAAGCCTGGGGACTTTGGGGATCCAAGCCCCtcctttacagaggagaaaactgaggcccaaggagCGGCGTGACTTAGGCAAGGTCACGTAGCAGAACCGAAATGCAGGCCGAGGACATTGAAATGAAGATGTCTTGCATCTCAGCTGCATTCCAGCATTGGAGGCGGGAGAAAGGCAGATTCCTCGGCCTGCTGAGTCCAGGACTGCGTCTTTCCTCTCCTGGCGTCACACGTCTCATTCCCTAGCCCTTTGTGCACttgtttttccctctctcccaTAGCCCGCAGGACTGAGCTGGGTTGGGAAGCTCCTCAGGTCTCAGGCTCTGGCCTGGATGCAGTGAGTCTCTGCCTGACAGCCCTGGAAACCCGGCGGGGAGGCAAACTCACGAGATCTCTCTCCCTGCTGCCTGCCTGTCCGTGGATGTTTCTGCGTTAGAGGAGTTGAAAGTGGAGGCGTCCCGGGTGTTTTGAAGGGCAACGGGAATATGGAGGGAGGAGGCGTCACCCTCCCATTTGTGGGGAGGAAAGAGATGAGGGCCTATTTTTGCATAAATATGAGCCTGTCTTTTTTAAGTTTGTTGGTGGGACCTCTTCCTCGTTCCTGCCAGGCAGCCTCTCCTCAGGGGCCACCCAGGGCTGCTTTGCCCCAGCCGCCTGCCAAGGTGAAGCTGGGGACCCGCCCGGACGCGCCCTTAAGGAAGTGGCAGCGCCACCTGGCAGCGGTGAAGCGACAGTGCAGGCGTGCTGGGTCCGGGCTGAGGCGCTGAGCCAGCTCCTTGAAACTAGGGGAGGCGGGAAGCGCCTACAACACCTTAAACCTAGTTAACTGGAGAGGTCGGGCTAGAGAAGCCCAAAGAGGAAAGGTAATCCCGAGAAGCCAGGAAGGGCCTTGGGGAGGGGCCTGGCCCTGAACAGCCCAGCCTCTGTGACTTTTACCCAGCAGACAGAGAAAGGCAAAGTTCATTTGGATGGAATGGGAGCGGAGTGAGAGGGGCCATTTTGACTCCGTGGGCAAGGGAAACGACTTGGCCTGACTGGGTCTGGGAGCCGGGGCACTCAGGTGCAGCCGCTGGATCCGCCCGTGATCTACGCGCTGGTGCTGACTGGTGGTGATCTGTGCGGCTAACTCTACGTAGAGGGGAGGCCCTGGACACTGGCAGGCACGCTTTGGCATCTGGTTTGACTTTTGGGGGATTCCTCCTGCtggttttgggggggggggtgctttcCAAGACTGCCTCGGAAGGAGGTGGTTGAATTGTGAATTGCCAGGATCTAGGTCAAAAAGTAGTTATCCAAACTGTTTAAGTGGAGGGAATTGAGGACCATGTATTTTGTTAAAGCCTTGAACCTTGCCCTACCCCCTTCAAGTTTGACTTGTATCAGGGTTTCATGGCCAGGAGAGATGGAAAACCTGGCCAGGTGTCTGAGGCAGCAACAGGAATTAAGTGTGGGGTGGAACTGAGGGCTCTCAAAGTGGGTGGGAACTTTCAAAGGGCATCCTGTCTCCATGCACCGTCATGGGTCATTTGCCAGGTTCATGGTCATATGTGAGGTATGAAATTTAagcttatacttttttttaatctgtgtgCCGAGTTCTCAGTTATTCCACTGAAGTCATTTTAAATCCCATTCTCCCCTAAATTTAGAGTCGTCCTGTTTGTAAAGAACAGAACGGAGATACTAGACCAACATTGTATGGGCGAACTAGCATTTTAGGTTACTCAGGGAGATCTGGACTTGATTTCTAGTGGAAGGAGAAATGGTTTTTATAATGGGGCCTGTATATCCTCTATTcactctgtttttgtttcttttttctactccttaGGACTAAGGATGGCTCTGGGGTTATGATTCTCACCAAGAACCCTGAGATTTCTGCACCTCAAGCAATGTCAGGTGTCACTGGACTTGTCTTGACGTCCTTGCCCTAGGCAATGGCCAAGGGGCTCCTTGTGACCTATGCCCTCTGGGCTGTAGGCGGCCTTGCTGGGCTCCACCACCTGTACCTGGGGCGGGACAGCCATGCCTTGCTTTGGATGCTTACCTTAGGGGGTGGTGGGCTGGGCTGGCTCTGGGAATTCTGGAAGCTCCCAAGCCTTGTAGCTCAGGTCAACAAAGCCCAGGGGCAGAAGCAGAGTCCAGGAGGGGAAATACCCCCTCTAAGTTCCATTCGTTTTGTCGCCCAGATGATAGTGGGTATCTATTTTGGCCTTGTGTCCCTGATTAGCCTTTCTTCCATGCCCAACTTTCACATTGTAGGCCTCCCATTGGCAGTTGGCCTAGGGGTCCTGCTGGTGGCTGCTGTTGGTGACCAGACCTCAGACTTTAAGACCACTCTGGGGGTGGCATTTCTTACTTCTCCTATCTTCTATGGTCGCCCCATAGCCATCCTGCCCATCAGCTTGGCTGCCAGCATTACAGCCCAGAAGCATCGCTGCTACAAAGTTTCAGTGGGGTCAGAGACACTCAGTGTGCGTCTCTACCGGCTGGGATTAGCTTATCTTGCTTTCATGGGTCCGCTAGCATATAGCACCTTCTACAACACAGCTGCTACCCTCAGCTACATAGCAGAAACCCTTGGTTTCTTCTTGGGTTGGTTTAGCTTCTTCCCTTTCCTTGGTCACCTCATGGAGTCTGGCCTCCTTCTGCTTTACTCGACCTGGAGGCTGCTGGTGAAAGATTCTGGCTTCAGCAGTGGCTATTTCCAGGAGTGGGAGAAGCTCTATGAATTTATTTCGCAATTTTCAGGATGAAAGGCAGCAGCTGGCGTGCCAGGTAAGACTTTCTGCCCTCCCTTTCTCATCTGGGATGGCTCCAGGGGTTAGGCTAAGGCTTACTGGAGCTGGTGCCCTTTCTGTGGAAGTACTGTTCTCATGTCTGCCAGGCCAGACCCCAGAAGCATATCCTTGCTTCTTTGGGGTTCTGTGTGCAATGGGCAAAGATGCAGAGGCTCTAATAATAAGCAGGAAGAGATATAAATGTATATCACttactttttattgaagtataacatGTATAAAGTATACTAATTTTATGGACACGATTATGTAACCACCATTCAGAACATTCTAGCGCTAAGAAGTTTCCCACATGCTCTTTCCCTACCTGCAAAAGTAACCTCTATTCTGACTTTTATCACCATAGATTAATCTTGCcctttcttgaacttcatataagtggaattatcTAGTATGTACacttttgtatttggcttctttcactcaacattatgtttgtgagattcattcaCACTGTTACACataattgaaaaatgttttcattgctcTATAGTGTCCTATCACATGACCATATCACAATTTATCTATTCTGTTGTTGATAGATATTtatattgtttccagtttggggttattatgaataaagctgctatgaatgttCTTGTACAGGTCTTTTGGTGTACATATGCCCCACTTTCTCTTGTGGGAAGGAGACTTTGATTGTCAGGGATATGAAGTTCCAGGTAGGAAAATTTGCAGCTATGATTAAATATCATTCCTGGCTCTTCCCAGGAGATCCAGAACTTATTCATGTTTCAAAAGCTGGAACTCTAATCAGAGACTCTGGGCCTTTCCCACAGGCAAGTAGAAGACAATTCCAGAGATGCCATAACTTATTAGCAAGAGAGCAGGGAGGGGCCTAGGTGCCCTGAAAACTTGTAGAATTCTAATTTGTCAGCTTCTGTTTTCTTAAGGCTTTGGGCCTCTCTGAGGGGGTAGCAAATGAAGAAATACATCGGAGTTACCTGGAGCTAGTGAAGACCTGGCACCCTGACCATAACCGGCATCAAACAGACACAGAGGCACTTCCTGGAGATCTAGGCTGCATATGAAGTCCtgagccggcccaggaagcccaGCCCCTTAAGTGAGAAGATATTTCCTTCCTAGGATGGACTCTTCCTAGCAGAGCTGGGTAGCTTGTCGCAATATAGATATGCCCACGCTAGTTATCCCAACAGCATTCAAGAAACTGTGTGCTTGCAGTGGAGATGAGAAAATCCAAAGGAGTGAGAAGAACATATTTGTGTTCTGAATTTCCAAATTCTTGACTGTTATATTcttgactgttttttttaaaccagaaagTTGAAAAGCAcattataaaatcaataaaatatgttAGACAATAGACTACCTTATTCCACCCCTTGTATATTGATGTGTGAGGGAGGAAggttatttaataataattattttttttaatgtgcaaagCTTATTTAATAatgattcttctttttaaatgtgggCTAGGAAAAATATTAAGGTTCTAATAAAAAGAGATTTGATCTGTTTTGGAGGTTGCTAAGAGGTTAGACTGGGATTAAATCTCGAAATTTCAGGAAGAGATTTTAATTCCATTCCTGGAAGAACTTTCTAGCAGCCACACTTTCCCCAAGAAGGAACAACTGTCTGAAGGTTGAGGGTGAGGGAGAAGTTCCTCCGTCACAGGCTACCTTGCTTGGGGGAGTTTTGTAGAGAGCCCTGAGACTTCACATGGGAGTTTGGGCTGGCAGAATGCTCCAGTCTTCCCAGAACTTGAGATCTGATTCTGAGCTACACACCCAGCTGCCGAGGCCCCTACCATCTGGTGGGGGATAATAACGCAGGTGCAGAGATATCACAGTCTACCTTGTTCATTGTTTTTAACTGGCATGAGAGGTGTAAATAGATTGTATTGGGGCATTGAAGGAGGGACAGATAACATTACCTTATAGAGACTCATGGAAAga from Tamandua tetradactyla isolate mTamTet1 chromosome 7, mTamTet1.pri, whole genome shotgun sequence includes:
- the DNAJC22 gene encoding LOW QUALITY PROTEIN: dnaJ homolog subfamily C member 22 (The sequence of the model RefSeq protein was modified relative to this genomic sequence to represent the inferred CDS: inserted 2 bases in 1 codon; deleted 1 base in 1 codon; substituted 1 base at 1 genomic stop codon) produces the protein MAKGLLVTYALWAVGGLAGLHHLYLGRDSHALLWMLTLGGGGLGWLWEFWKLPSLVAQVNKAQGQKQSPGGEIPPLSSIRFVAQMIVGIYFGLVSLISLSSMPNFHIVGLPLAVGLGVLLVAAVGDQTSDFKTTLGVAFLTSPIFYGRPIAILPISLAASITAQKHRCYKVSVGSETLSVRLYRLGLAYLAFMGPLAYSTFYNTAATLSYIAETLGFFLGWFSFFPFLGHLMESGLLLLYSTWRLLVKDSGFSSGYFQEWEKLYEFIRNFQDERQQLACQALGLSEGVANEEIHRSYLELVKTWHPDHNRHQTDXQRHFLEIXAAYEVLSRPRKPSPLSEKIFPS